In one Oryza glaberrima chromosome 2, OglaRS2, whole genome shotgun sequence genomic region, the following are encoded:
- the LOC127764109 gene encoding bet1-like SNARE 1-1 isoform X3, whose protein sequence is MNSRSTRTSLFDGIEEGRIRATSYSSHEIDENENDQAIDGLQDRVSILKRLSGDIHEEVETHNRMLDRMGNDMDSSRGFLSGTVDKFKMVFETKSSRRMGTLVASFVALFLLVYYLTR, encoded by the exons ATGAACTCGAGAAG CACCAGAACTTCTCTTTTTGATGGCATTGAGGAGGGCAGAATCCGTGCAACATCCTATTCTTCACATGAGATAGATGAGAATGAGAATGATCAAGCTATTGATGGATTGCAGGATCGAGTCAGCATTCTCAAGCGG TTGTCTGGTGATATCCATGAAGAGGTGGAAACTCATAACCGTATGCTAGACCGAATG GGCAATGATATGGATTCGTCAAGGGGTTTTCTGTCTGGAACAGTGGACAAGTTCAAGATG GTTTTTGAGACCAAATCAAGTCGGAGGATGGGAACCCTCGTAGCATCATTCGTTGCGCTTTTTCTGCTGGTATACTACTTGACCAGGTAG
- the LOC127764109 gene encoding bet1-like SNARE 1-1 isoform X2: protein MNSRSNYRSTRTSLFDGIEEGRIRATSYSSHEIDENENDQAIDGLQDRVSILKRLSGDIHEEVETHNRMLDRMGNDMDSSRGFLSGTVDKFKMVFETKSSRRMGTLVASFVALFLLVYYLTR, encoded by the exons ATGAACTCGAGAAG CAACTACCGCAGCACCAGAACTTCTCTTTTTGATGGCATTGAGGAGGGCAGAATCCGTGCAACATCCTATTCTTCACATGAGATAGATGAGAATGAGAATGATCAAGCTATTGATGGATTGCAGGATCGAGTCAGCATTCTCAAGCGG TTGTCTGGTGATATCCATGAAGAGGTGGAAACTCATAACCGTATGCTAGACCGAATG GGCAATGATATGGATTCGTCAAGGGGTTTTCTGTCTGGAACAGTGGACAAGTTCAAGATG GTTTTTGAGACCAAATCAAGTCGGAGGATGGGAACCCTCGTAGCATCATTCGTTGCGCTTTTTCTGCTGGTATACTACTTGACCAGGTAG
- the LOC127764109 gene encoding bet1-like SNARE 1-1 isoform X1 has translation MPHAFQLPLVTIQKFDFGSNYRSTRTSLFDGIEEGRIRATSYSSHEIDENENDQAIDGLQDRVSILKRLSGDIHEEVETHNRMLDRMGNDMDSSRGFLSGTVDKFKMVFETKSSRRMGTLVASFVALFLLVYYLTR, from the exons ATGCCTCATGCTTTTCAATTGCCATTAGTCACTATCCAAAAGTTTGATTTCGGAAG CAACTACCGCAGCACCAGAACTTCTCTTTTTGATGGCATTGAGGAGGGCAGAATCCGTGCAACATCCTATTCTTCACATGAGATAGATGAGAATGAGAATGATCAAGCTATTGATGGATTGCAGGATCGAGTCAGCATTCTCAAGCGG TTGTCTGGTGATATCCATGAAGAGGTGGAAACTCATAACCGTATGCTAGACCGAATG GGCAATGATATGGATTCGTCAAGGGGTTTTCTGTCTGGAACAGTGGACAAGTTCAAGATG GTTTTTGAGACCAAATCAAGTCGGAGGATGGGAACCCTCGTAGCATCATTCGTTGCGCTTTTTCTGCTGGTATACTACTTGACCAGGTAG